The Thermodesulfovibrionales bacterium genome includes the window TCCTTCTTCTTTCTTCCAGGGCCTATCCCTTCGAAGGCCCGCTCTATGTCAAGAATCAGTTCCCCCTATTCCTCCTGTCGGACCCTCCCTATCTTGAAAAGGCATCTCTCGAGGACTCTTTTTCCAGCAGTTTTTTCTACTCGAGCATCTATATGGTCCGGAATTCTTCTCAATGGTCTGTGGGTCTGGATATGGAACTGGCCGAACTGGATCTCAGACTCAGGAAAGCTATTCACAATACCATTGAGCTTGGCATAGACATCCCCTTCCTGAGTCTCAACAGCGGCATTATGGATAGTTTCCTCGAAGACTACCATCGCACCTTCGGATTCTCCGATTACGGCAGAAGCAGCCGACCGAGGAACTCGTTCCTCTATGAGGTGTACAAAGGGAGCAACCTCATCTTTAAAACAAAGGGGGGCAATGTTGGCATCGGCGACATCCGCGTCATGGCGAAGAAGACGGTCTTGACGGGTGATCCTGTACTCAGTGTACGTCTTGATCTCGAACTCCCGTCAGGGAGTATCTCAGACGGATTCGGCAACGGCACTCCCGATGCGGGTGTTGCTCTCCTCCTCGATAAAAGACTTGGAGAAAAGATCATGACCTACACCAACGGAGGGGTTGTCTTTCCCGGTGACCTGAAGTGGAGAGAGAGGCAGAATCTCAGAGAGTTTGTTTACGGAGCCTTCGGCGTAGAAGCGGCAATCTGGAACAGTTTCAGTCTTCTCGGACAAGTCTTTG containing:
- a CDS encoding DUF3187 family protein — translated: MLTRIIRTLIRALAVLTALLLLSSRAYPFEGPLYVKNQFPLFLLSDPPYLEKASLEDSFSSSFFYSSIYMVRNSSQWSVGLDMELAELDLRLRKAIHNTIELGIDIPFLSLNSGIMDSFLEDYHRTFGFSDYGRSSRPRNSFLYEVYKGSNLIFKTKGGNVGIGDIRVMAKKTVLTGDPVLSVRLDLELPSGSISDGFGNGTPDAGVALLLDKRLGEKIMTYTNGGVVFPGDLKWRERQNLREFVYGAFGVEAAIWNSFSLLGQVFVQGSPFPHTTIPQIDRTAVLLTFGGRYHSGRDNFEFSLTEDPNTAGAPDFTLSFSYKRYF